In Dermacentor andersoni chromosome 4, qqDerAnde1_hic_scaffold, whole genome shotgun sequence, the following proteins share a genomic window:
- the LOC126536449 gene encoding very long chain fatty acid elongase 7-like: MSTAMTSHAPFFSDDASRVWLPRRDHRTEGWPLTGNPLPLLVITAVYVYFVKVAGPRWMSRRKPFELKACILVYNLSATLLSAFFVCRFVKLAYWDLGYTFLQDLDMIDSPANLEIVHLSWWFYMFKVSELADTVFFVLRKKNHQVSALHVVHHVIVAWNMWLDVTYGAQSHEMFVTCLNTFVHVFMYTYYFIAALGPAYKRLLWWKKYMTMMQISQFVLLFAHAVGMVFAKGNYVGLFVWLEVAQAILFFVWFVVFYIQAYSRKKL; encoded by the coding sequence ATGTCGACCGCAATGACTTCGCATGCGCCTTTCTTCTCTGACGACGCCAGCCGCGTGTGGCTGCCGAGGCGCGACCACCGGACCGAAGGTTGGCCGTTGACCGGCAATCCCCTGCCGCTCCTCGTGATCACGGCTGTGTACGTGTACTTCGTCAAGGTGGCCGGTCCCCGCTGGATGTCGCGGCGCAAGCCGTTCGAGCTGAAGGCCTGCATCCTCGTCTACAACCTGTCGGCCACCCTCCTCAGCGCGTTCTTCGTGTGCCGTTTCGTGAAGCTCGCTTACTGGGACCTGGGCTACACCTTCCTGCAGGACCTAGACATGATCGACTCTCCAGCCAACCTCGAGATCGTGCACTTGTCCTGGTGGTTTTACATGTTCAAGGTCTCCGAGCTCGCCGACACCGTGTTCTTTGTGCTGCGCAAGAAGAATCATCAGGTCAGCGCGCTGCACGTGGTGCACCACGTGATTGTCGCGTGGAACATGTGGCTGGACGTGACCTACGGCGCCCAGTCCCACGAGATGTTCGTCACGTGCCTGAACACGTTTGTGCACGTGTTCATGTACACGTACTACTTCATCGCGGCGCTTGGTCCAGCCTACAAGCGTTTGCTGTGGTGGAAGAAGTATATGACCATGATGCAGATCTCGCAGTTTGTCCTTCTGTTCGCGCACGCCGTCGGCATGGTGTTTGCCAAGGGGAACTACGTTGGCCTCTTCGTGTGGCTTGAGGTGGCGCAAGCGATCCTATTCTTCGTATGGTTCGTGGTGTTCTACATTCAGGCTTACTCCAGGAAAAAGCTGTAG